Proteins co-encoded in one Gemmatimonadaceae bacterium genomic window:
- a CDS encoding HmuY family protein, whose protein sequence is MRWLRRPGVVAPIPLLVLFGAFIAAIVYIVAASFVRRDAPVFSPSPIERARRANWERAGDTLTIDASDGDRWQYVSLARGRVLTLPDTASWDIAVQRYRVITPTSGGIADLGATTFDGARVDKSSRFVPTTGVDQPQNDAIDHWYRYNMLTHLLEPNGHVFAVRTPGAMLWKVAVLSYYCPKLQAGCLTVRYAPTQPAP, encoded by the coding sequence ATGAGGTGGCTGCGGCGGCCGGGCGTGGTCGCGCCGATCCCGTTGTTGGTGCTCTTCGGCGCGTTCATCGCGGCGATCGTCTACATCGTCGCGGCCTCGTTCGTTCGACGCGATGCACCGGTCTTCTCGCCGTCGCCGATCGAGCGCGCGCGGCGAGCGAACTGGGAACGCGCCGGCGACACGTTGACGATCGACGCGAGCGACGGCGATCGCTGGCAGTATGTATCGCTGGCGCGCGGACGAGTGCTCACGCTGCCCGACACCGCGAGTTGGGACATCGCGGTGCAGCGCTATCGCGTCATCACTCCAACGAGTGGAGGGATCGCGGACCTCGGTGCCACGACGTTCGATGGCGCGCGCGTCGATAAATCGTCACGGTTCGTGCCGACGACCGGCGTCGACCAGCCGCAGAACGACGCCATCGATCATTGGTATCGTTATAACATGCTCACGCACTTGCTCGAGCCCAACGGGCACGTGTTCGCCGTCCGGACGCCTGGCGCGATGTTGTGGAAGGTGGCCGTCTTGAGCTATTACTGCCCGAAGCTACAGGCAGGATGCCTCACCGTGCGTTACGCGCCGACGCAACCGGCACCTTAA
- a CDS encoding Ig-like domain-containing protein: MTKWLVAAGVLVAAIVAGCSAPEQVPQTCGGPPGVLVQVAGIVLEVRDPFGRGQAIGTTATVKRSDGITAPADVEDTLKIGSAFDLAGSFSVTLSRPYYQDATVSNVNVTPNGCIVNTTTVPVVMQLAAGAPPLRAMTVLGAVFLDHAGAQAQLVPHFDADPGVSTAVTWQVDDATLASVDANGVVTAKCTKSGGTVKVTATSAVDASITSSVTMGIAPVASCP; the protein is encoded by the coding sequence ATGACGAAATGGTTAGTGGCAGCTGGGGTCCTTGTCGCCGCGATCGTCGCGGGCTGCAGCGCTCCGGAGCAGGTGCCGCAGACGTGCGGTGGTCCGCCCGGCGTGCTCGTGCAGGTTGCGGGCATCGTGCTCGAGGTGCGCGATCCCTTTGGTCGGGGCCAGGCCATCGGCACGACGGCGACTGTGAAGCGCTCCGATGGAATCACGGCGCCCGCCGACGTTGAGGATACGCTCAAGATCGGATCCGCATTCGATCTCGCCGGCAGCTTCTCGGTGACGCTGAGCCGTCCCTACTATCAGGATGCGACCGTATCGAACGTCAACGTCACGCCGAACGGTTGCATCGTGAACACGACGACGGTGCCGGTCGTCATGCAGCTCGCGGCCGGAGCGCCGCCGCTGCGCGCGATGACCGTCCTCGGCGCGGTGTTCCTCGATCACGCCGGCGCGCAGGCGCAGCTCGTCCCCCACTTCGACGCCGATCCGGGCGTGTCGACGGCCGTCACCTGGCAAGTGGACGACGCGACGCTCGCGAGCGTCGACGCGAATGGCGTGGTGACGGCCAAGTGCACGAAATCGGGCGGCACGGTCAAGGTGACGGCGACGTCCGCGGTGGACGCGTCGATCACGAGCTCCGTGACGATGGGCATCGCGCCGGTGGCGAGTTGTCCATAG